A window of Flammeovirga kamogawensis genomic DNA:
TCTTTTTCTTAAAGACGATAACTTTTTCGCCTTTTACGTGAGCAAGTACCTTACCTGTCACTTTTGCACCTTCTACAGTTGGTGCACCTACTGATACATTGTCAGCGTTATCTACTAGAAGGACTTTTTCAAATTCTACTGCAGCACCCTCTTCAGAGTCTAATTTGTGCGTGTAGATATATTTATTTTCTTCTACTTTGAATTGCTGACCTGCTATTTCTACAATTGCGTACATTGTGTCTTCGATATTTTTTTCCCTCGAAATGCCTGCAAATGTAACCTTATTAATTCACATAGACAAGTATTTAGGTATTAAAACATTGATATTAAATCCTTAAAGAGTCTAAACAAGCCATTTTCACTATCATTTGATATGTTTTTTTTATACGTAAACAATTCTTAAGAATATTTTACCAAAATAAATGAATACTAACTTCTTTAATTAAAGCTATATTCAAAGGTTTGTGATGGATATCAAAAAAGTTCAAAAAATTAGAACTACTTATCGTTTAATAATTTCGTATAATTGTATTCAACCTAATTTATTGAAGGAATAAAATAAAGAATATTTTTGCAACTCATTGCGAAAGTCTAAGAGATT
This region includes:
- the rplU gene encoding 50S ribosomal protein L21; translation: MYAIVEIAGQQFKVEENKYIYTHKLDSEEGAAVEFEKVLLVDNADNVSVGAPTVEGAKVTGKVLAHVKGEKVIVFKKKRRKGYRVKNGHRQHFTKVLIEGISN